In Salisediminibacterium beveridgei, one DNA window encodes the following:
- the tig gene encoding trigger factor produces the protein MTANWEKKEGNTGVLSVEVSSERFDTALDEAFKKVVKQVDVPGFRKGRVPRQIFEQRFGVESLYQDAIDIVLPEAYTEAVAEAGIDPVAQPEIDIEHVEKGDALKFTATVTVKPEVELGEYKGLEVEVGSTEVADEDVDQEIESTREKHADLVAIEDGEVAQGDTVVMDFEGFVDGEAFEGGQAENYSLEIGSGQFIPGFEDQLIGAKPGSDLEVNVEFPEEYHSEDLAGKAAMFKVKLHDVKRKDLPELDDEFAKDVNESFESFDDLKKDIRENLEKTKKEETEMAKKDSLVEQATENATIDVPSAMVETEKDRMLEEFSQRLQSQGMTMDMYYQFAQTDEEGMKAQFEGDAEKRVRMNLTLEAIAEKEEIEVSEEAVDEEIEKMAEMYGRSADEIKQILMMQGGTDQLKSDLRIRKALDLLSETAVEKPAE, from the coding sequence ATGACTGCAAATTGGGAAAAGAAAGAAGGAAACACAGGTGTCCTGTCGGTTGAAGTAAGCAGCGAGCGTTTCGACACTGCACTTGATGAAGCATTCAAAAAAGTCGTTAAGCAGGTGGATGTGCCGGGATTCCGTAAAGGCCGTGTACCACGTCAGATTTTCGAACAGCGTTTTGGCGTAGAGAGTCTCTACCAGGATGCTATCGACATCGTACTTCCTGAAGCATATACAGAGGCGGTTGCAGAAGCCGGGATCGATCCGGTTGCCCAGCCTGAAATCGACATCGAGCATGTTGAAAAAGGAGATGCCTTGAAATTCACTGCCACAGTAACGGTTAAACCGGAAGTGGAGCTCGGAGAATACAAAGGTCTTGAAGTGGAAGTGGGATCGACTGAAGTAGCGGATGAAGACGTTGATCAGGAAATTGAATCAACCCGTGAGAAGCACGCGGATCTCGTTGCGATCGAAGATGGAGAAGTTGCCCAGGGCGATACCGTTGTCATGGACTTTGAAGGTTTCGTTGATGGTGAAGCATTCGAAGGCGGTCAGGCAGAGAACTATTCACTTGAAATCGGATCAGGGCAATTTATTCCAGGATTCGAAGATCAGCTCATCGGTGCAAAACCGGGGTCTGACCTTGAAGTGAACGTGGAATTTCCTGAAGAGTATCACTCTGAAGATTTAGCGGGTAAGGCTGCGATGTTCAAAGTGAAACTTCACGACGTGAAGCGTAAGGATCTTCCTGAACTTGATGATGAGTTCGCAAAAGATGTTAACGAGTCATTCGAATCATTCGATGATCTCAAAAAAGACATCCGGGAAAATCTCGAGAAAACCAAAAAAGAAGAAACAGAAATGGCGAAGAAGGATTCTCTCGTTGAGCAGGCAACAGAAAATGCCACGATTGATGTACCATCGGCCATGGTTGAAACTGAAAAAGACCGGATGCTCGAGGAATTCAGTCAGCGACTGCAGTCCCAGGGGATGACGATGGATATGTATTATCAGTTTGCACAGACGGACGAAGAGGGCATGAAAGCCCAATTCGAAGGGGATGCTGAGAAACGTGTCCGCATGAACCTGACCCTTGAAGCCATTGCTGAAAAAGAAGAGATTGAAGTTTCTGAAGAAGCAGTGGATGAAGAAATCGAAAAGATGGCTGAAATGTATGGCCGCTCAGCTGATGAAATCAAGCAGATTCTCATGATGCAAGGCGGAAC